ATGATCACCTAACCTCTTGGTTTGAAAAAAATCCAAGTGAAGGAAAAGATATTGTTAGAAAATCAATCGATGCAGCAGCCGCCCGGGTAGCAGCACGAAAAGCTCGTGATTTATCTCGTAATCGCAAAGGATTACTTGAAGGGCGTGGCATGCCAGGAAAGTTAGCTGATTGCCAATGGACTGAGCCGGAAAAATGCGAGCTCTATATTGTTGAGGGAGATTCTGCTGGTGGTTCAACAAAAGGCGGGCGAGATTCTCGTTACCAAGCAGTACTTCCAATTCGCGGAAAGATTTTAAATGTTGAAAAGGCAAGAATTGATCGCGTGCTACAAAACAATGAAGTACAAGCTTTAATTACAGCGCTCGGCACAGGAATCCACGATGATTTTGATTTAGCAAAACTTAGATATCACAAAATTATTTTGATGGCAGACGCTGATGTGGACGGCCAACATATTAGAACCCTACTTTTAACTTTATTGTTTAGATTTATGAAACCATTAATTGAAAATGGATTTGTTTACCTAGCTCAACCACCATTATATAAATTAAAGTGGGGCGGCAAAGAGCCAGTGCAGTATGCCTTCAGCGATAAAGAGCGTGATGGTTTTATTCAAATAGGATTAGAAAATGGTAAGCGCCTACCAAAAGATGATGGTATTCAACGATTTAAAGGTTTAGGTGAGATGCCAGCAAAAGAGCTTTGGGATACCACTATGGATCCAGCAACTAGAGTTTTAATTAAAGTTACTTTAGAGGACGCAGCAGCTGCTGATGATTTATTCTCAGTTTTAATGGGTGAAGATGTTGAACTGCGCAGATCATTTATTCAGCGAAATGCTAAAGATGTTAGATTCTTGGATATTTAATTATGGATAAAACATTTATAGATCACGAAGGTGAACATGGTAGAGATCGACAAGAATCTGTTGATCTACAAGTTGAAATGGCTAGGTCATACCTAGATTACGCAATGAGCGTAATTGTTGGCCGAGCACTTCCAGATATTAGAGACGGTTTAAAACCAGTACACCGCCGAGTTTTATATGCAATGTATGACGCTGGGTATCGACCAGATAAGGGTTATTACAAATCATCTCGAATTGTTGGAGATGTAATGGGTAATTACCATCCACATGGTGACACCGCTATTTATGACGCAGTAGTTCGTCTTGCTCAATTCTGGTCACTTCGTTATCCATTAATTGATGGCAATGGAAACTTTGGATCTCCTGGAAATGATCCAGCAGCAGCCATGCGTTATACCGAAGCTCGCCTAGCTCCTCTTGCAATGGAGATGATGCGAGATATTGATGAAGAAACAGTTGATTTCATTCCAAATTACGATGGCAGATCACAAGAGCCAACTGTTTTACCATCCCGCTTTCCAAACCTTTTAGTTAATGGCTCTGCCGGCATTGCAGTTGGTATGGCCACCAACATCCCACCACATAATTTAAATGAGGTAATTGAGGCAACCTGTTTTGCATTAGAAAACCCAGAGCTGGAATCTGAAAAATTATTAGCTAAGTTGACGACAATTGTTAAAGGCCCAGATTTTCCAACTAAAGCATTAATTGTTGGACGGGGTGGAATTGAGGATGCTTACAAAACTGGCCGTGGTTCAATCATCATGCGAGCAGTTGTTGAGGTTGAAGAGATTAATAAGCGTACATGTCTTGTTGTTACTGAACTTCCTTATCAAGTAAACCCAGATAACTTAGCGTTAAAAATTGCAGAACTTGTTAAAGATGGCCGAATTAAAGGAATTGCAGATGTTAGGGATGAAGGAAATGAGCGCTTAGGCCAACGCTTAGTAATTGTTCTTCGAAATGATGCAGTTGCAAAGGTAGTTTTAAATAATCTTTATAAACACACTCAATTACAAGATTCCTTTGGCGCCAATATGTTGGCATTAGTAGATGGTGTGCCAAGAACATTACGTCTTGACGAGTTCATTCGTTATTACATTGAACACCAAGTTGAGGTAATTGTTAGACGAAGTAAGTATCGATTAGTTGAGCGAGAAAAAAGAGCTCACATATTAAAAGGTTACTTAAAGGCACTGGATGCACTTGATGCGGTAATTGCATTAATTAGAGCAAGCAAGACTCCGGAAGAAGCACGCACTGGATTAATGAAATTACTTGAAGTAGATGAGCTGCAAGCGAACGCAATCTTAGATATGCAACTTAGAAGAATTGCCGCCCTTGAAAGACAAAAGATTATTGATGAACATGATGAGTTAATGGCTGATATCAAAGAGTTAAAAATCATCCTAGATAGC
The Candidatus Nanopelagicus limnes DNA segment above includes these coding regions:
- the gyrA gene encoding DNA gyrase subunit A, producing MDKTFIDHEGEHGRDRQESVDLQVEMARSYLDYAMSVIVGRALPDIRDGLKPVHRRVLYAMYDAGYRPDKGYYKSSRIVGDVMGNYHPHGDTAIYDAVVRLAQFWSLRYPLIDGNGNFGSPGNDPAAAMRYTEARLAPLAMEMMRDIDEETVDFIPNYDGRSQEPTVLPSRFPNLLVNGSAGIAVGMATNIPPHNLNEVIEATCFALENPELESEKLLAKLTTIVKGPDFPTKALIVGRGGIEDAYKTGRGSIIMRAVVEVEEINKRTCLVVTELPYQVNPDNLALKIAELVKDGRIKGIADVRDEGNERLGQRLVIVLRNDAVAKVVLNNLYKHTQLQDSFGANMLALVDGVPRTLRLDEFIRYYIEHQVEVIVRRSKYRLVEREKRAHILKGYLKALDALDAVIALIRASKTPEEARTGLMKLLEVDELQANAILDMQLRRIAALERQKIIDEHDELMADIKELKIILDSPEKQRLIIKDELTEVGSKYGNDRRTQIIAGDTDLSVEDLIPDQDVVVTITKGGYSKRTKADAYRAQKRGGKGVKGAALKTDDVVEHFFTASTHNWLLFFTNKGRVYRAKVHELPDAGRDARGQHVANLLAFKPDETIAQVIAIEDYLTQPYLVIATKAGIVKKTPLPEYDSPRSGGLIAVSLKANDEVVSATLVSEKEELLLVSKMGMSLRFSANDETLRPMGRGATGVIGMKFRKGDNLLAMAAISSDNKNYVFTATDGGYAKRTKLEEYRSQGRGGIGVKAAKIDEDSRGVLVGAMIVQEKDEILAISSAGTVMRTPLAQIRETGRDTLGVRLVNLDPGISVVSVTRLVDDLD